A stretch of Ipomoea triloba cultivar NCNSP0323 chromosome 11, ASM357664v1 DNA encodes these proteins:
- the LOC115995928 gene encoding uncharacterized protein LOC115995928 — MRKKKPVDELLEIEFDKNGRPTGPNAKNFSNYLGSVVRHHVDINITDWPHVSHRVKEQIWHELKKDFNLSDEELKKNILRIAGLRWKDFKTRLVRDFINNKHHKYNSPIELYAFLDEEKWNIFLENHQTEEFQAISQKYRELQARNEHPHYLGSRGANDRSLDWVRARSKKSEDGSYYIPNEKTMEVLGKIIEKGEEMSQGSFQPARQNDILSAALGTNEHGGYVRGVGVHSKIRDVFGMPSRGKSSGGVSGVDLEAMEKKSV, encoded by the exons atgagaaagaaaaagcCAGTTGATGAGCTTTTAGAGATTGAGTTTGATAAAAACGGTAGGCCTACTGGCCCAAATGCAAAGAATTTCTCAAACTACCTGGGCAGTGTGGTTCGTCATCATGTGGATATTAATATCACAGATTGGCCTCACGTCTCCCATAGAGTCAAAGAACAAATTTGGCATGAGCTTAAG AAAGATTTTAATCTCTCAGATGAAGAgctaaagaaaaatattctgaGGATTGCGGGGTTGCGTTGGAAAGATTTCAAGACAAGGTTGGTGCGGGACTTCATCAACAACAAGCATCATAAGTATAACTCTCCCATTGAGTTATATGCTTTCTTGGATGAAGAAAAATGGAACATATTTCTAGAAAATCATCAAACTGAGGAGTTCCAG GCTATAAGTCAGAAGTATAGGGAGTTGCAAGCTCGAAATGAGCATCCCCACTACTTAGGGTCCAGAG GAGCAAATGATCGTAGCTTGGATTGGGTTCGAGCGAGGTCTAAAAAATCCGAAGATGGAAGTTATTACATTCCCAATGAAAAAACAATGGAAGTGTTAGGTAAAATT ATCGAGAAGGGTGAAGAGATGTCTCAAGGATCATTCCAACCAGCCCGTCAAAATGATATATTATCAGCAGCTCTGGGCACCAATGAGCACGGTGGCTATGTGAGAGGCGTTGGAGTGCATAGCAAGATTCGGGATGTGTTTGGTATGCCTAGCCGTGGGAAATCATCTGGAGGTGTTTCAGGGGTTGATCTTGAGGCTATGGAAAAAAAATCTGTATGA